The Bacillus sp. FJAT-27916 genomic interval GTGCAGATGTCGGCTCATCAAACAGCATGATTTCCGGCTCCATCGCTAAAGCACGGGCGATGGCAACCCTCTGCTTCTGTCCTCCTGACAAAGAATCAGGATAGGCATTTGCTTTTTCTGATAGACCGACCTTCTTGAGTAATTCCAGTGCCTTTTCCTTCGCTTGCTCTGCTGATACCTTTTTGACCTTTGTCGGGGCAAGCATCAAGTTCTCAAGAACGGTTTTATGAGGAAAAAGATTAAAGTGCTGAAAAACCATGCCTGTCTTTTGACGGACCTTATTGATGTCTATTTTCTTATCAGCGAGGTCTATCCCATTAATACGAACATGCCCGCCTGAGATGGCCTCAAGTAGATTCAAGCACCGCAGGAAAGTGGACTTCCCGGACCCGGACGGACCGATTACCACTACGACCTCTTTTTGTTTGATAGTTATGCTGATATCCTTTAAAACCTCGTTATCTCCGAATGATTTTTTCAAATTCTCGACGACAATCATTTCGTATCAAGCCTTCTTTCCATTTTGTTTAACAGATAGCTCAAAGAAAGCGTAAGAATGAGATAGATAAAAGCTGAGGCAAGATATGGCTCCCAGACGCGGAAGTACTGGCTTGCCATCGCCCTTCCCCAATAGGTAAGCTCAGGGGCCGCAATAACAGCCGCTATGGAAGATTCCTTTATAAGGACAACAAATTCATTACCTAAAGGCGGAATCATGCGTTTAAACGCCTGTGGCAAAATAACATAGCGCATCGCTTGCCCGCTCGACATTCCGAGTGAGCGCGCTCCCTCCATTTGACCTGTATCAATGGATTGAATCCCCGCCCGGAAAATCTCCGCAATATAGGCAGCTGAATTCAATGATAAAGCAAGTATGGTTGCCAAGATGACATTTGTCTCGCCGGTTATAGCTGGAACAACCCCAAAATGGATTAATAGAAGTTGGACAAATAACG includes:
- a CDS encoding amino acid ABC transporter permease, coding for MDFRWDIIQEYLPFLLKGTLYTIGLSIAGILIGTVLGLLIGLGKITKSKLLSIPLNCYIGFFRGTPLFVQLLLIHFGVVPAITGETNVILATILALSLNSAAYIAEIFRAGIQSIDTGQMEGARSLGMSSGQAMRYVILPQAFKRMIPPLGNEFVVLIKESSIAAVIAAPELTYWGRAMASQYFRVWEPYLASAFIYLILTLSLSYLLNKMERRLDTK
- a CDS encoding amino acid ABC transporter ATP-binding protein — protein: MIVVENLKKSFGDNEVLKDISITIKQKEVVVVIGPSGSGKSTFLRCLNLLEAISGGHVRINGIDLADKKIDINKVRQKTGMVFQHFNLFPHKTVLENLMLAPTKVKKVSAEQAKEKALELLKKVGLSEKANAYPDSLSGGQKQRVAIARALAMEPEIMLFDEPTSALDPEMVGEVLEVMKQLASEGMTMVVVTHEMGFAKEVGDRVIFMDEGYIVEQNEPKELFANPQHERTKLFLSKVL